In Colletotrichum higginsianum IMI 349063 chromosome 3, whole genome shotgun sequence, a genomic segment contains:
- a CDS encoding Subtilisin-like protease — MRIDPRALAVAAALTTPVLAATRPGAVVKASPAPSVGFIIELESNESINGRGLDEDAHSAFHRRAEDLLDYSVRHEFKNPEYFYGLSINANNDTNVDALLALPQVKRVWPNRYYDRPIPVGSGRPIKSPNPSVPVGVNPIQLRDTAQVVTINGTSDVISSLRMTGADQAHALGLTGKGIKVGFLDTGVDWRHSALGGGFGEGFKVAGGYDLVGDDFEGWNDPVPDDDPLTTCLDGGHGTHVAGIIAARDPVGVGFGIVGVAPDASLYAYRVLGCIGGVTDDILMQGFEKAASDSVDLISMSIGETAIWETGSPYTTLLEKIQSQGIGIIIAAGNEGDTGLYVSSAPAHDPSAISVGSVSDLHFATAYNAAGSDGSAIEYGRVVPLSPSKLFNVFVADDENGECVDKAWTKAIADFTDKESVVALVTASSNCFYEIVDERGSSSGFKNVWSWFPDADDMSIDQPGSYGDIDTVKVRKAEADKILSGIANQGNNFTLSFEDQTVHQIDQPTGGTTSWFSTFGPTMEMSLKPQVSAPGGTILSTWVTSNGWGYAVISGTSMATPHLAGCYALLKQKFPDLSPQEIARRLQSSAEPLKQYNGDDILTTTAQQGSGLVNVLRAITSDTVFSATEFNLRDTAGPVERNFTIENRSSAPKTYTLGHKPAAEVDALPQAKSSDVNEMFYWTLNFKAIYASVSFPAESITVPAGGRATVEFTVTPPVVDPALLPTYSGFITVANGEDTFSIPYLGIPYSRRDVPNIYVGDVKNLDAALQPPSGIPTLPFVSSSDTGVRVSEKAIFTFPAKAVAENETRGSDNDPVITVFIDQPSAYVRLDTVPVDLASNAAYNFTPSSFGYLPGADPNATFFTNTTTAYPPLDLDSLDHVAGVKSYGLVGSMYGGDKPRGLTSINFRGYSVYSTEWTWGVVELANGTIYQLPNADYRVLVRALRWGGDLNNANDYDSWLSPVIAVNITDPGMPNPWLSI; from the exons ATGAGAATTGACCCTCGTGCTCTGGCAGTTGCGGCAGCATTGACTACGCCAGTCCTTGCCGCAACTCGTCCTGGCGCAGTTGTCAAAGCCAGCCCGGCGCCCAGCGTTGGGTTCATCATTGAACTCGAGTCCAATGAGTCCATCAACGGTCGTGGTCTTGACGAAGACGCCCACTCGGCGTTTCATCGTCGGGCCGAAGACCTCTTGGACTATTCTGTACGCCACGAGTTCAAGAACCCCGAGTATTTCTACGGACTGTCGATCAATGCGAACAACGATACCAATGTCGATGCTCTCCTCGCCTTGCCTCAGGTCAAGAGGGTGTGGCCGAACAGATACTACGACCGTCCCATCCCTGTTGGCTCTGGCCGACCTATAAAGTCGCCGAACCCTTCTGTGCCGGTTGGAGTCAATCCTATCCAACTACGGGACACAGCTCAAGTTGTCACCATCAATGGCACCAGTGATGTGATCTCCAGTCTGAGGATGACCGGCGCTGACCAGGCTCATGCTTTGGGCTTGACCGGAAAAGGCATCAAGGTTGGCTTCCTGGACACCGGCGTCGACTGGCGTCACTCCGCCCTCGGAGGAGGGTTCGGAGAAGGATTCAAGGTTGCTGGAGGATACGATCTGGTTGGTGATGACTTTGAGGGCTGGAACGACCCAGTTCCGGATGACGATCCGCTCACCACTTGTCTCGATGGTGGTCATGGCACGCATGTTGCTG GTATCATTGCCGCCCGGGATCCAGTAGGTGTTGGATTCGGCATCGTGGGAGTTGCTCCCGACGCTTCTCTGTATGCTTACCGAGTACTCGGCTGTATTGGAGGCGTCACCGATGATATCCTGATGCAAGGATTCGAAAAAGCTGCCAGCGACAGCGTTGATCTCATCAGCATGTCTATTGGCGAAACGGCCATTTGGGAGACAGGATCGCCCTACACCACACTTCTTGAGAAAATCCAGTCGCAAggcatcggcatcatcatcgctGCCGGAAACGAGGGCGATACGGGTCTCTATGTATCCTCAGCACCGGCACATGACCCGAGTGCCATCTCAGTTGGTTCTGTCAGCGACCTGCACTTCGCCACCGCGTACAACGCCGCCGGGTCGGACGGCTCAGCCATAGAGTACGGTCGTGTGGTGCCCCTGAGCCCCTCAAAACTCTTCAATGTCTTCGTCGCAGATGACGAAAACGGCGAGTGCGTGGACAAGGCGTGGACCAAGGCCATTGCGGATTTTACCGATAAGGAGAGCGTGGTCGCCTTGgtcaccgccagcagcaacTGTTTCTACGAGATCGTTGACGAGCGGGGCAGCTCATCCGGCTTCAAAAATGTTTGGTCGTGGTTCCCTGACGCTGATGACATGTCAATCGATCAGCCGGGCTCGTATGGAGACATCGACACGGTCAAGGTGAGAAAGGCTGAGGCAGACAAGATTTTGTCTGGTATCGCGAACCAGGGCAACAACTTCACCCTGAGCTTCGAGGATCAAACGGTACACCAGATTGACCAACCCACCGGCGGCACCACCTCATGGTTCTCGACCTTTGGCCCTACCATGGAGATGTCTTTGAAGCCCCAAGTGTCTGCACCCGGCGGCACCATCCTCAGTACTTGGGTGACTTCCAACGGATGGGGATACGCTGTCATTTCCGGCACGTCCATGGCCACACCGCA CCTTGCTGGTTGCTACGCTTTGCTGAAGCAGAAGTTTCCTGATCTTAGCCCCCAGGAGATTGCGAGACGATTGCAATCATCGGCAGAGCCCTTGAAGCAGtacaacggcgacgacatcctcaCGACAACGGCGCAACAGGGCTCTGGACTGGTCAACGTTCTGAGAGCAATCACCTCCGATACCGTGTTTTCGGCCACCGAGTTCAACCTCCGCGACACGGCTGGTCCTGTTGAGCGGAACTTCACCATCGAAAATCGGTCTTCTGCGCCCAAGACTTACACGCTAGGCCACAAGCCAGCCGCGGAAGTGGATGCGCTGCCGCAAGCCAAAAGCAGCGACGTCAACGAGATGTTCTACTGGACCTTGAACTTCAAAGCCATCTACGCCAGTGTGTCGTTCCCCGCAGAGTCCATCACCGTACCTGCCGGTGGTAGAGCAACGGTTGAGTTCACCGTCACGCCTCCTGTTGTAGACCCTGCTCTCTTGCCCACCTACAGTGGCTTCATCACCGTCGCCAATGGCGAGGATACTTTCTCGATCCCCTATCTTGGCATTCCATACTCACGCCGAGATGTTCCCAACATATATGTGGGAGATGTCAAAAACCTTGATGCCGCTCTGCAGCCTCCATCAGGTATACCGACATTGCCCTTTGTCAGTTCTTCCGATACTGGCGTCCGTGTTAGCGAGAAAGCCATCTTCACCTTCCCGGCCAAGGCGGTCGCGGAAAACGAGACACGCGGCTCGGATAACGACCCAGTCATCACTGTCTTCATAGACCAACCGTCAGCATATGTTCGCCTTGACACAGTGCCTGTTGATCTCGCCTCTAACGCCGCCTATAACTTCaccccttcttctttcgGATACCTCCCGGGAGCTGACCCAAATGCAACCTTTTTCACCAACACGACAACAGCCTACCCTCCTTTGGACCTCGACTCGCTTGACCATGTGGCAGGTGTCAAGAGTTATGGCCTTGTTGGCTCCATGTacggcggcgacaagccCCGTGGCCTCACTTCGATTAACTTTCGAGGCTATAGTGTTTACAGCACAGAGTGGACATGGGGGGTTGTTGAGTTGGCTAACGGCACGATTTACCAACTGCCGAATGCCGATTATCGTGTGTTGGTCCGCGCGCTTAGATGGGGAGGCGACTTGAACAATGCAAATGACTACGACAGCTGGCTGAGCCCTGTTATCGCGGTAAACATCACAGATCCCGGAATGCCCAATCCGTGGCTCTCTATCTAG
- a CDS encoding O-methyltransferase family protein, with protein MHHLLLRRLDEEFRSASREPDALRQIGYRNPKPDDAFGFNLQFGYEGTYWDHIANFNQERSDNFNQAMRAVTINNIGEIPKSYPFASLAEDGGFIF; from the coding sequence ATGCACCACCTTCTTCTGCGCCGTCTGGATGAGGAGTTTCGATCTGCCAGCCGGGAGCCGGATGCATTACGGCAAATCGGTTATCGCAACCCTAAGCCCGATGATGCCTTCGGTTTCAATTTGCAATTTGGATATGAGGGTACTTACTGGGATCACATTGCCAATTTCAACCAGGAACGCAGCGATAATTTCAACCAAGCTATGAGGGCCGTGACCATCAACAATATCGGCGAGATCCCAAAGTCTTACCCATTTGCGAGCCTTGCTGAAGATGGAGGATTTATTTTTTGA
- a CDS encoding C6 finger domain-containing protein, producing the protein MVSDPVLFTVDSNSHAQSSHNSSGSSRRSACDRCRAHKLRCVRPSGGDFIGEGNETTLLACERCVKAGAECLRMVRTRRAPIRTSGYEQRLAHGPFSPTTIYKRPGNANRLSLSGAGDNGYRDSGQRAPFPSPASTQHPDEGRIASQLAPNSVPTTTFQHNLIFEPTVSNAVTLPPDFHSLLSTESDLGPGPNMACDLGELDPDMTNSDSTLEEMMETEVRLAHRLRDPAGDVASSNNSSHQMGLQNKHNTNGPPNTKNECLNRLARLNLKLLECLSAAEDQPIALEDILAYTIPCTSSISNGTAAETMPCKNIIGILLESSQAFLEILVRLRTLMESQEEQQYCYSSSNSDCSYLDSQDVTDFFSNEDTGGVHEPLSEKMGDDVEKDDRENMGAQYPGLKTYQSFSTPAPAAANLLCHQSGRFCSSPATFTIMTCYLWLFHGFEVVFAAIHDALLAQQHQQQLRQQGPQQKHQEERCQGQTNDRPLASPLSPLSSRMLKGDKKNAGPLVLPDIRLGGFHLDGHPHLQIEMLIHLSCQILHRIETTLGIDSTGSGNQAPAQPTMPSAHRESGLLDPRCTPAFLLVFMHGARVGGENCQMSARSALAGGVIKNIRGILDSSRS; encoded by the coding sequence ATGGTTTCAGATCCGGTACTTTTCACCGTCGATAGCAATAGCCATGCCCAAAGTAGCCACAACAGCAGTGGCAGCTCACGAAGAAGCGCCTGTGACCGTTGCCGTGCCCACAAACTCCGCTGCGTGAGGCCATCCGGAGGAGACTTCATAGGCGAAGGCAACGAAACAACGTTACTAGCGTGCGAGCGATGCGTCAAAGCAGGCGCAGAGTGTCTGCGCATGGTGCGTACGCGTCGGGCACCCATCCGAACAAGTGGCTATGAACAGCGGCTTGCCCACGGCCCCTTCTCACCAACGACCATCTACAAACGACCCGGCAATGCCAATCGCCTTTCTCTATCTGGTGCTGGCGACAATGGATACCGGGATTCAGGGCAACGTGCTCCCTTTCCCTCGCCTGCGTCGACACAACACCCAGACGAGGGCCGTATTGCAAGTCAGTTGGCGCCAAACTCTGTCCCGACGACAACCTTTCAACACAACTTGATCTTCGAACCCACTGTATCAAACGCCGTTaccttgcctccagacttCCACTCGTTACTGTCGACGGAAAGCGACTTGGGTCCCGGCCCTAATATGGCATGTGATCTCGGCGAACTCGACCCGGACATGACCAACTCAGACTCTACTTTGGAAGAGATGATGGAGACCGAGGTTAGGCTGGCCCATCGGCTTCGCGATCCTGCCGGCGATGTGGCCAGTTCGAACAACAGCAGTCATCAGATGGGTTTGCAGAACAAACACAACACGAACGGCCCCCCCAACACGAAAAACGAGTGCCTGAATCGGCTCGCAAGGCTCAATCTGAAACTTCTGGAGTGTCTAAGCGCTGCAGAAGACCAACCCATAGCACTCGAAGACATATTGGCTTATACAATACCCTGCACCTCCAGCATCTCCAACGGCACCGCTGCCGAAACCATGCCTTGCAAGAACATCATTGGCATCTTGCTCGAGAGCTCTCAGGCCTTTTTGGAAATCTTAGTTCGCCTCAGAACTTTGATGGAGTCCCAGGAGGAGCAGCAATATTGTTATTCGTCATCAAACTCAGATTGCTCTTACCTGGATTCACAGGATGTCAccgacttcttctccaacgAAGACACAGGAGGCGTCCATGAACCCTTGTCCGAAAAAATGGGAGATGATGTCGAAAAGGACGATAGAGAGAACATGGGAGCCCAGTACCCAGGTCTCAAGACCTACCAGTCCTTCAGCACACCAGCGCCGGCAGCAGCCAATTTGTTGTGCCACCAATCTGGCAGATTCTGTAGCAGCCCAGCAACATTCACAATTATGACGTGTTATCTGTGGTTATTCCACGGATTTGAGGTGGTATTTGCCGCCATTCACGATGCGCTTCTGGCGCAACAGCACCAACAGCAGTTGCGGCAACAAGGCCCACAACAGAAGCATCAAGAGGAGCGGTGCCAAGGCCAGACAAATGATAGACCTTTGGCGTCACCGCTGTCACCTCTTAGCTCGAGAATGCTCAAGGGTGATAAGAAGAACGCAGGGCCCTTGGTTTTGCCAGACATCCGCCTTGGGGGATTTCACCTGGATGGCCATCCCCATCTGCAGATTGAGATGCTTATTCATCTCAGCTGTCAGATACTGCACAGAATCGAAACTACCTTGGGAATTGACTCCACTGGATCAGGAAACCAGGCACCCGCTCAGCCAACAATGCCATCAGCTCATCGGGAGAGCGGTCTGCTTGATCCGAGATGTACCCCGGCCTTTCTTCTTGTTTTTATGCACGGCGCTAGAGTTGGTGGCGAGAACTGTCAGATGTCGGCTCGATCTGCTCTAGCTGGAGGTGTGATAAAGAATATCAGAGGGATTTTAGATAGTTCGCGAAGCTAA
- a CDS encoding Major facilitator superfamily transporter, producing the protein MNMNSSETGLNAVNEYQTNVSGLEAQELPILSDEKQHTGKAEQPSAEISQPGEDSLSETKAGSRGWRFWAIFVSLAVTALLSAMEGGIMSTALPAITRSVNAKEDYVWVINVYFLTRSAAVQPLYGQIADIWGRRWPMMVSVVIFSAGSAVCGTANSARELIGGRAVQGLGAAGINVLVEVILCDLLPLRERGQFMGFLFLFIVLGSVLGPLLGGLIVDRVSWRWVFFLNLPIGGACLVLLFFSLQLKHREDDGSTPMEKLKKIDIIGLLILCGSVTSLLYALTYGGGAKYSWSHPVVITTLVLGILGHGLFLAYEASSWCPHPALPISLFQNRTSVGAYVAEFMQLMVSTGVLYFLPLYFQSTQLVSPSRSGVLLLPFSITFCITAAIGGALVTKLGKFQMVHVASYALQTVIMGVFTLLDRNTSLAVTVITSLIAGASVGLPNASLLTAVQVALPDSLNAASTSAFAFIRSIATVFAVTVPAAIFNSRFDELLSSQGLDLDPAAKAGLELGQAYEKASRGFVDSFTDPDRGLIISMYEMSLRRVWQILIAFAGIGLIAVLAEKNLETRTEQTSDDFGIKERETKAE; encoded by the exons ATGAATATGAATAGTTCAGAAACAGGATTGAACGCGGTGAACGAATACCAAACGAACGTCAGTGGACTCGAAGCACAGGAGTTGCCTATCCTTAGCGATGAAAAACAGCATACTGGAAAGGCTGAACAGCCGTCCGCCGAAATCTCCCAGCCCGGTGAagactctctctctgaaaCTAAAGCTGGCAGCCGGGGGTGGCGTTTCTGGGCTATCTTCGTTAGCTTGGCTGTCACGGCCCTTTTGAGCGCAATGGAAGGAGGCATCATGTCGACCGCGCTTCCGGCCATTACGCGCTCTGTCAATGCTAAAGAGGATTATGTCTGGGTCATCAATGTCTATTTTCTTACCAG AAGCGCGGCTGTCCAGCCCCTCTACGGCCAGATAGCCGACATATGGGGTAGACGATGGCCGATGATGGTCTCCGTGGTAATATTCTCGGCGGGTTCCGCCGTTTGCGGCACTGCTAACTCTGCCCGTGAGTTGATTGGGGGACGAGCAGTTCAAGGACTTGGTGCCGCCGGAATCAACGTACTTGTCGAGGTCATCTTGTGCGACCTTCTACCATTGCGGGAGCGAGGACAGTTCATGGGGTTTCTGTTCTTGTTCATCGTTCTCGGCTCCGTTCTTGGTCCCTTACTTGGCGGCTTGATCGTTGACCGCGTGTCTTGGCGTTGGGTTTTCTTCCTGAACCTGCCAATCGGCGGGGCCTGCCTCGTCCTGCTGTTCTTTTCCCTCCAGCTCAAACACCGCGAGGACGATGGATCGACTCCTATGGAAAAGCTTAAGAAGATCGACATTATCGGCCTGTTGATTCTCTGCGGATCCGTCACATCACTACTCTACGCCCTTACCTACGGCGGAGGTGCGAAATATTCCTGGTCTCACCCCGTGGTGATCACGACACTCGTACTCGGTattctcggccatggcctgTTTCTTGCCTACGAAGCATCGTCTTGGTGCCCTCACCCGGCACTGCCGATATCCCTCTTCCAGAACAGAACCTCGGTGGGCGCTTATGTTGCGGAATTCATGCAACTCATGGTGTCTACAGGCGTTCTCTACTTTCTTCCGTTATACTTCCAGTCGACCCAGCTCGTATCTCCTTCGAGGTCAGGAGTGCTTCTACTCCCGTTTTCCATTACTTTCTGTATAACGGCCGCAATTGGCGGTGCCTTGGTCACCAAGCTCGGCAAGTTTCAAATGGTCCATGTCGCCAGCTATGCCTTGCAGACCGTGATTATGGGGGTCTTTACGCTGCTCGATCGCAACACATCCCTGGCGGTAACGGTTATCACGAGTTTGATTGCCGGCGCCAGCGTCGGGCTTCCCAACGCGTCTCTTCTAACTGCTGTCCAAGTCGCTTTACCAGACTCGCTCAACGCCGCAAGCACCAGCGCGTTTGCATTCATTAGGAGCATTGCCACCGTCTTCGCCGTTACTGTTCCGGCCGCCATTTTCAACAGTCGGTTTGATGAGCTACTTTCATCTCAAGGCTTAGACTTAGATCCGGCAGCGAAAGCGGGCCTGGAGCTTGGTCAGGCGTATGAAAAAGCGTCACGAGGCTTTGTTGACTCGTTCACTGACCCAGATCGAGGACTTATCATCAGCATGTATGAGATGAGCTTGCGGCGAGTATGGCAGATACTGATCGCGTTCGCGGGGATCGGCCTGATCGCTGTGCTTGCTGAAAAGAACTTGGAGACACGTACAGAACAAACGTCGGATGATTTTGGCATCAAGGAGCGAGAGACAAAGGCTGAATAG
- a CDS encoding Ent-kaurene oxidase — MGLELPQSAKWNEVNINAKLLCIIAMTSGRAFVSPELCRDEIHLDASINFTKNLIIAVYVYWLAARTEPVTLLLEDVQQALTYIEGQFTSTLLQNMKKLDSFIREIKIVIPLSANFYLRKVVKLFQLPNGQTIPEGMFIEVPSIGINEDPEIFPIPDVFDALRFDKLREDKDQLVEVVSQAQSESVGTTHLTFSYGKHACPGRDFTVNEIKMIVANLFCHYDIKSPDGVNGRYQNLALATR, encoded by the exons ATGGGCCTCGAGTTGCCACAGTCAGCCAAATGGAACGAAGTCAACATAAATGCCAAGCTTCTCTGCATCATCGCGATGACCTCTGGTCGGGCATTTGTAAGCCCTGAGCTGTGCAGGGACGAGATACATCTCGACGCATCCATCAACTTCACCAAGAATCTTATCATTGCTGTGTATG TTTACTGGCTGGCAGCGAGAACCGAGCCTGTTACGCTTCTACTAGAGGATGTACAACAAGCCCTAACTTACATAGAAGGCCAATTCACCAGTACTTTGCTACAGAACATGAAGAAGCTCGATAGCTTTATACGCGAGATCAAGATAGTTATTCCACTCAGTGCCA ATTTCTATCTTCGAAAAGTAGTGAAATTATTCCAACTTCCAAATGGGCAAACGATCCCAGAGGGCATGTTCATCGAGGTCCCAAGTATAGGAATCAACGAGGATCCAGAGATCTTTCCGATCCCAGACGTGTTTGACGCCCTACGCTTCGACAAGCTCCGTGAGGACAAAGACCAGTTGGTAGAGGTTGTGAGCCAGGCGCAATCCGAGAGCGTTGGGACCACCCATTTGACGTTCAGCTATGGTAAGCATGCTTGCCCTGGCCGGGACTTCACTGTCAACGAAATCAAAATGATCGTCGCCAATCTTTTTTGTCATTATGATATAAAATCACCGGATGGTGTGAATGGAAGGTATCAAAATCTCGCTTTGGCGACCAGGTGA
- a CDS encoding Alternative oxidase → MASNERSSLMTHVQSKATKVAFCILILVWGVWMFSAEIRLLRDTTVTPNLLSTGAESEETNQYDAADAALIGLCSETQWTNGLWLSCHSDCGPNKTSICGGVNNARNRLQTCLRLAIEIGAGVIFPYVTERSEDNLGEVQHSVICPDRWWDMEKLTESMGELCPGMQISPCDENPNIDRIVPLTPRHYKERPHYNTTFSTFVTNDLAAKGVSMDDVTPENPLLLRYSDSHIAWDYRASGELSTLRKALFRALPHNRTLLAIGDEVFDSDGLQGGNYVGIHLRAEYDWPTYWGTPARQMEMHAAEVRRMNAGASEPTTNIYISCGDRATIQTFRDLMAADNYTVHDKWTLLADRPELLDIVDHLPFDQKGVVEYNVLVRGRYFQGNLISTMSSLVTYTRTMDQPDFFKTYIYPNTQRWGLDRIYVEPLIMKGDQYTKEFVIDGQDIMDAFP, encoded by the coding sequence ATGGCGTCGAACGAGAGATCTTCGTTGATGACTCATGTCCAATCCAAAGCAACCAAAGTGGCTTTTTGCATTTTGATCCTTGTTTGGGGTGTATGGATGTTCTCCGCCGAGATACGACTTCTCCGGGACACGACTGTGACGCCAAATCTGTTATCGACGGGAGCCGAGTCAGAGGAAACGAATCAATACGACGCTGCCGATGCTGCATTGATAGGGCTTTGCAGTGAAACACAATGGACGAACGGACTTTGGCTGAGCTGCCACAGCGACTGCGGACCAAACAAAACATCTATTTGTGGTGGAGTTAACAACGCACGCAACAGACTTCAAACTTGCTTGCGCCTGGCCATTGAGATCGGCGCTGGGGTCATATTTCCATACGTGACGGAGCGTTCCGAGGATAATCTTGGAGAAGTCCAGCATAGCGTCATTTGCCCAGACAGATGGTGGGACATGGAGAAGCTGACAGAGTCGATGGGCGAGCTTTGCCCCGGCATGCAAATCTCGCCGTGCGATGAGAACCCGAATATCGATCGCATCGTGCCCCTCACGCCACGGCACTATAAGGAGCGGCCACACTACAACACCACCTTCAGTACGTTCGTTACCAACGATCTTGCTGCCAAAGGAGTCTCTATGGACGACGTGACACCAGAGAATCCGCTGCTGTTGCGCTATTCCGATAGCCATATAGCGTGGGACTACCGCGCTTCGGGCGAGTTGAGCACACTGCGCAAGGCGTTGTTTCGTGCGTTGCCGCACAACAGGACGCTCCTGGCCATCGGCGACGAAGTTTTCGATTCCGATGGACTCCAGGGTGGGAACTACGTTGGCATCCACTTACGTGCCGAATACGACTGGCCAACATACTGGGGGACGCCCGCCCGGCAGATGGAGATGCATGCCGCCGAAGTTCGCCGCATGAACGCGGGAGCGTCGGAACCCACCACCAACATCTACATTAGTTGCGGCGACCGGGCAACTATCCAAACTTTTCGCGACCTCATGGCAGCCGATAACTACACTGTTCACGACAAGTGGACTTTACTGGCGGACCGCCCTGAGTTACTAGACATTGTCGACCATCTACCGTTCGACCAGAAGGGCGTGGTCGAGTACAACGTGCTTGTGCGGGGCCGGTACTTCCAGGGAAATCTCATCTCCACCATGTCATCGCTGGTAACGTACACACGGACTATGGACCAACCGGACTTCTTCAAGACGTACATCTACCCAAATACTCAACGCTGGGGCTTGGATCGGATCTACGTCGAGCCTCTGATAATGAAGGGGGATCAATATACCAAGGAGTTTGTGATTGATGGTCAGGATATTATGGACGCCTTCCCGTAG